The following coding sequences lie in one bacterium genomic window:
- a CDS encoding ATP-binding protein, whose translation MLERKLYINLWESLSSEKQMVFLSGPRQVGKTTLAKIIARSYSNKYYFNWDIISNKKLLIEDPAFFQHINRVDSTKPIVILDEIHKYRQWKNYLKGIYDEFKNEYAFLVSGSGRLDTYQKGGDSLAGRYFKFHLFPFTIAELSRENRDFNDFIDNPLKDFDISKKQSTKKVWDALFNTGGFPEPFVKGTKAFLTRWSSNYYHQIVREDIRDVSDIRRINSVDLLFSLLPSKVGSPLSINNLAQDIQTAFDSIKSWLTLFESFYLIFRISPWTRKISRAISKEKKLYLFNYTEIQDKGSMFENMVALELFRAINNWNDYGLGRFTLHFIRNKEKEEVDFLIADKNNPVLLVEAKFSDETVSKSLLHFQNILDVPAVQLVNSENTYRYFKNGRNNVLVITAHQWLSSLP comes from the coding sequence ATGCTAGAGAGAAAATTATACATTAATTTGTGGGAATCTTTATCATCTGAAAAACAGATGGTTTTTTTAAGCGGCCCAAGACAGGTAGGAAAAACCACACTTGCTAAAATTATTGCAAGGAGCTATTCCAACAAATATTATTTTAACTGGGATATCATTTCTAACAAAAAATTGTTGATTGAAGACCCTGCGTTTTTTCAGCATATAAACAGGGTTGATTCTACCAAACCTATAGTTATATTGGATGAGATACACAAATACAGACAATGGAAAAATTATTTAAAAGGCATATATGATGAATTTAAAAATGAGTATGCTTTTCTTGTCTCAGGTAGTGGTCGGCTTGATACCTATCAGAAGGGAGGCGATTCCCTTGCTGGAAGATATTTTAAATTCCACCTTTTCCCGTTTACAATTGCTGAATTAAGCAGAGAGAATAGAGATTTTAATGATTTCATAGATAATCCATTAAAAGATTTTGATATAAGCAAGAAACAATCTACAAAGAAGGTATGGGATGCTCTTTTTAATACAGGCGGTTTCCCCGAGCCTTTTGTAAAAGGAACAAAAGCGTTTTTAACCAGATGGTCTTCAAATTACTATCATCAGATTGTTCGGGAGGACATTAGGGATGTGTCAGATATAAGAAGAATTAATTCTGTAGATTTGTTGTTTTCTTTACTTCCGTCAAAAGTTGGAAGTCCTCTGTCTATTAATAATCTCGCTCAGGATATTCAGACAGCGTTTGACAGCATAAAAAGCTGGCTGACCTTATTTGAATCTTTTTATCTTATTTTTAGGATATCGCCCTGGACCAGAAAAATAAGCAGAGCGATTTCAAAGGAGAAAAAGCTTTATCTTTTTAATTATACTGAGATTCAGGATAAGGGGAGTATGTTCGAAAATATGGTTGCTCTTGAGTTGTTCAGGGCTATAAATAACTGGAATGATTATGGGCTTGGAAGGTTTACTCTGCATTTTATACGGAATAAGGAAAAAGAAGAGGTTGATTTTCTTATAGCGGATAAGAATAATCCTGTTTTACTCGTAGAAGCAAAATTTTCGGACGAAACAGTCTCCAAAAGTTTACTGCATTTTCAAAATATTTTAGACGTTCCTGCAGTCCAGCTTGTTAATAGCGAGAATACTTACAGATATTTTAAGAATGGCAGGAACAATGTATTGGTTATAACCGCTCATCAATGGTTATCTTCTCTGCCCTGA
- a CDS encoding SDR family NAD(P)-dependent oxidoreductase, translated as MRELVLVTGGAGFIGSYIVDELVKRGYRVRVLDNLDPQVHGDNADVPGYLNKEAEFINGDVRSPDDVRKAIENVEIIFHEAAAVGVGQSMYEIRKYMDVNTLGTANLLEQIIKCKGKIKKLIVASSMSIYGEGEYECSKCSRISPKLRPVAQLEKRQWEMKCHICGEDAKPIPTNEEKSLNSTSIYAISKKDQEEMCLCIGRVYNIPTVALRYFNTYGPRQALSNPYTGVAAIFSSRLLNNHTPIIYEDGLQSRDFVHVKDIAQANMLAMESDNANYEMFNVGTGRRLSILDIANALISRLNFKGKPEITYQFREGDIRHCYADISKIKEQLGYSPKHKFEDGIEELVNWVKEQHAEDRVEQARKELENRCLTK; from the coding sequence ATGCGAGAACTGGTTTTAGTAACAGGCGGTGCGGGGTTTATTGGCTCATATATCGTTGATGAATTGGTGAAAAGAGGTTATAGAGTCAGAGTGCTGGACAATCTTGATCCTCAAGTGCATGGAGATAATGCAGATGTTCCGGGATACCTTAATAAAGAAGCAGAGTTTATAAATGGAGACGTTCGAAGTCCGGATGATGTCAGAAAAGCAATAGAAAATGTTGAGATAATTTTTCATGAGGCTGCTGCTGTTGGCGTTGGGCAGTCAATGTATGAAATCAGAAAATATATGGATGTTAATACGCTTGGTACTGCTAATTTGCTTGAACAGATAATAAAGTGTAAAGGCAAAATCAAAAAACTCATCGTAGCATCTTCAATGTCAATATACGGAGAAGGCGAGTATGAATGCTCTAAATGCAGCAGGATATCGCCAAAATTGAGACCTGTCGCTCAGTTAGAAAAAAGGCAGTGGGAGATGAAATGCCATATCTGCGGGGAAGATGCTAAACCAATTCCTACTAATGAAGAAAAGTCGTTAAATTCTACATCCATTTACGCAATATCAAAAAAGGACCAGGAAGAAATGTGCCTGTGCATTGGAAGAGTATACAACATACCGACAGTTGCGCTGAGATATTTCAATACATACGGACCCAGACAGGCTTTGTCCAATCCATATACAGGAGTTGCTGCCATTTTTTCATCCAGACTTCTTAATAATCATACTCCGATAATATATGAGGATGGTCTTCAGAGCAGGGATTTTGTGCATGTTAAAGATATTGCACAAGCAAATATGCTTGCAATGGAATCTGACAATGCTAATTATGAAATGTTTAATGTGGGAACAGGAAGAAGACTGTCTATTCTGGATATAGCGAATGCGCTTATAAGCAGGCTAAATTTTAAAGGAAAGCCTGAAATTACTTATCAGTTCAGAGAAGGAGATATTCGGCACTGCTATGCTGATATTTCTAAGATAAAGGAACAACTCGGATACTCTCCAAAGCATAAATTTGAGGACGGGATTGAGGAGCTTGTAAACTGGGTCAAAGAACAGCATGCGGAGGATAGAGTCGAACAGGCAAGAAAGGAGCTTGAAAACAGATGCTTGACAAAATGA
- a CDS encoding GDP-mannose 4,6-dehydratase, whose protein sequence is MNVLITGGAGFIGSHLSEKLLSIGHEVYVIDDLSTGSIRNIEHLLTNPKFHLSTDTVTNETLLSSVVDKIDIIYHLAAAVGVQLVVKSPVKTIETNVHGTEVVLKAAAKENKKVLIASTSEVYGKSKNIPYKEDDNLLIGPPTFGRWSYACSKALDEFLAMAYWKEKKLPVVITRFFNTIGPKQTGQYGMVVPTFIKQALSGKPITVYGDGKQRRCFTYVGDVVNAIIALMEKDKAIGQIFNIGGTEEISIEDLAKKIKQLTNSSSEIVHIPYDQAYEQGFEDMRRRIPDISKLSRMLSGIGNFPKHGLDETLKLIIENFKLE, encoded by the coding sequence ATGAATGTATTAATTACTGGTGGTGCTGGCTTTATTGGCTCGCACCTGTCTGAAAAATTACTTAGTATTGGGCATGAAGTTTATGTAATAGATGATCTCTCAACAGGTAGTATTAGAAACATAGAACATCTTCTTACCAATCCAAAGTTCCATCTCAGTACTGACACAGTTACAAATGAGACATTGCTTAGTTCAGTAGTGGATAAAATAGATATAATCTATCATCTGGCAGCTGCGGTTGGCGTGCAGCTGGTTGTAAAAAGTCCTGTTAAAACAATTGAAACCAATGTACATGGAACAGAAGTTGTATTGAAAGCTGCAGCAAAAGAGAACAAAAAAGTATTAATTGCATCGACCTCAGAAGTGTATGGAAAGAGTAAAAATATACCATATAAAGAGGACGATAACTTATTAATTGGTCCTCCAACGTTTGGAAGATGGAGTTATGCGTGTTCTAAGGCGCTGGATGAATTTTTGGCAATGGCATATTGGAAAGAAAAGAAATTGCCGGTTGTGATCACCAGATTTTTCAATACGATTGGACCAAAGCAAACAGGGCAATACGGAATGGTTGTGCCAACATTCATAAAACAGGCTTTATCCGGAAAACCGATAACCGTATATGGGGATGGTAAGCAGAGACGCTGTTTTACATACGTTGGGGACGTAGTTAACGCAATTATTGCATTAATGGAAAAGGATAAAGCGATTGGCCAAATATTCAATATTGGAGGTACGGAGGAGATAAGCATAGAAGATCTGGCAAAGAAAATAAAGCAGTTAACAAATAGTTCTTCGGAAATAGTTCATATCCCTTATGACCAAGCTTATGAGCAGGGCTTTGAAGATATGCGCAGAAGAATACCGGACATATCAAAATTATCCCGAATGCTTTCGGGAATAGGTAACTTTCCAAAACACGGGTTGGATGAGACATTGAAATTAATAATAGAAAATTTTAAATTAGAATAG
- a CDS encoding sugar phosphate nucleotidyltransferase yields MKGIILSGGTGTRLYPLTKVINKHLLPVGKKPIIYYAIEQLVNANITEILVVTGVDHMGDMVNTLGSGKEFGCEFTYKVQDEAGGIAQAVGLGERFSEGNKIIAILGDNLFEEDLSIYINEYRKQKTGAKVLLKKVANPRRFGVAEIVDNKIKGIREKPKTPKSKYVVTGVYMYDRRAFEIIKGLKPSARGELEITDVNNKYIEQGDMTYHILKGWWIDAGTFESLKKANELIEERK; encoded by the coding sequence ATGAAAGGAATAATTCTATCAGGCGGCACAGGTACAAGACTTTATCCTTTGACAAAGGTTATTAATAAACATCTCTTGCCTGTTGGGAAAAAGCCTATTATTTATTACGCAATTGAACAACTGGTTAATGCCAATATTACTGAAATCTTAGTGGTTACCGGTGTTGACCACATGGGGGATATGGTTAATACGCTTGGCAGTGGAAAAGAGTTTGGATGCGAATTTACGTACAAGGTTCAGGATGAAGCTGGCGGCATTGCGCAGGCGGTAGGGCTTGGAGAAAGGTTCTCAGAAGGGAATAAGATTATTGCAATATTGGGAGATAATCTGTTTGAAGAAGATTTAAGCATTTATATTAATGAATACAGAAAACAGAAAACAGGCGCGAAGGTTTTGCTAAAAAAGGTAGCAAATCCCAGACGATTTGGTGTGGCGGAGATTGTTGATAATAAGATTAAAGGAATTAGGGAAAAGCCAAAAACACCTAAAAGCAAGTATGTGGTAACAGGGGTGTATATGTACGATAGAAGAGCATTTGAGATAATCAAGGGATTGAAGCCCTCTGCAAGGGGAGAACTTGAGATTACAGATGTAAATAATAAATATATAGAACAGGGAGATATGACATATCATATTCTAAAAGGATGGTGGATAGATGCCGGCACATTTGAATCACTCAAAAAGGCTAATGAGCTAATTGAGGAAAGGAAATAA
- the rfbD gene encoding dTDP-4-dehydrorhamnose reductase has translation MKVLLTGSKGMLAKEFISECQKRTDYTIIALEREKCNITDFSSIRDAVRDIRPDVIINCASYTDVDGCERDQEKAFNVNGEGVKNLMQACRENDMLLVHFSTDFVFDGEKKSPYTEEDKPNPLNIYGKSKLLGEQYLLNSHIRFFLIRTSWMYGNGGRNFAKAVVDKVTNQSEISVVDDQIGNPTWVKDIVDITLRLLETKQYGIYNYSNEGECSWYEFACEIIKILQNSENKFHNTKVIPIKSAQLKRAAKRPAYSALNKSKIKSAVGIDVPHWRESLKKFLIEGSEL, from the coding sequence ATGAAGGTATTATTAACAGGTTCAAAAGGTATGCTTGCAAAAGAATTTATTTCTGAGTGTCAGAAAAGGACAGATTACACAATTATTGCTCTTGAGAGAGAAAAATGCAATATTACTGATTTCTCTTCTATTAGAGATGCAGTTAGAGATATAAGGCCTGATGTCATAATAAATTGTGCTTCATATACTGATGTTGATGGATGTGAGAGGGATCAAGAAAAAGCCTTTAATGTGAATGGAGAAGGAGTAAAAAATCTTATGCAGGCCTGCAGAGAGAATGACATGCTGCTTGTGCACTTCTCTACAGATTTTGTGTTTGATGGTGAAAAGAAGTCTCCATATACAGAAGAAGATAAGCCGAATCCGCTCAACATATATGGAAAATCTAAGCTTTTGGGAGAACAGTATCTGCTAAATTCACATATCAGATTCTTTTTGATAAGAACTTCGTGGATGTATGGAAATGGAGGGAGGAACTTTGCGAAAGCTGTTGTAGACAAGGTAACTAACCAGTCTGAAATCAGTGTTGTTGATGATCAAATTGGGAATCCTACTTGGGTAAAGGATATTGTTGATATAACCTTGAGATTACTTGAGACAAAACAGTACGGAATATATAACTATTCAAACGAAGGGGAATGCAGCTGGTATGAGTTTGCTTGCGAGATTATAAAGATTCTTCAGAATTCAGAAAACAAGTTTCATAATACAAAGGTAATACCGATTAAAAGCGCTCAATTAAAAAGAGCGGCAAAGAGGCCTGCATATTCTGCGCTAAATAAAAGTAAAATTAAGTCTGCGGTCGGTATTGATGTTCCACATTGGAGGGAAAGTTTAAAAAAGTTCTTAATAGAGGGGAGTGAATTATGA
- a CDS encoding dTDP-4-dehydrorhamnose 3,5-epimerase family protein: MINGVKIKKLKAIPDERGHVMEIFREDDEIFSRFGQVYITTAYPGVVKAWHYHKKQTDNFACIRGMMKVVLHDSRTGSPTKGEINEFFIGEHNNLLIQIPKMVTHGFKCISEYEAIIVNCPTECYNHKEPDEYRIDPHKSDILYDWSRKNG; encoded by the coding sequence ATGATTAATGGTGTTAAAATAAAAAAGCTAAAGGCAATTCCTGACGAACGCGGTCATGTTATGGAGATATTCAGGGAGGATGATGAAATTTTTTCCAGGTTTGGACAAGTCTATATAACTACTGCTTATCCTGGTGTTGTTAAAGCATGGCATTATCATAAGAAACAGACAGATAATTTTGCATGCATCAGAGGGATGATGAAGGTAGTCCTCCATGACAGCAGAACCGGTTCTCCTACAAAGGGAGAGATTAATGAATTTTTTATAGGAGAGCATAATAACTTGCTTATACAGATCCCTAAAATGGTAACGCATGGTTTTAAATGCATAAGTGAATACGAGGCCATAATAGTTAATTGTCCTACAGAATGTTATAACCACAAAGAACCAGATGAATACAGAATAGATCCGCATAAAAGCGATATTCTATATGACTGGAGCAGGAAAAACGGATAA
- the rfbB gene encoding dTDP-glucose 4,6-dehydratase — protein MNLLVTGGCGFIGSNFIRYELEKHSSISIVNLDKLTYAGNLENLLDIHKKHKDRYVFVKGDILDAELVKQIIAENRVDIIVNFAAESHVDRSIRDSSEFMKTNILGVQTLLDIAKQAGIKRFIQISTDEVYGDLPGEGYFREETPLAPNSPYAASKASADMLVGAYFHTYQLPVIITRCSNNYGPYQFPEKFIPLIIINALQSKALPIYGDGTNVRDWIHVKDHCSAIDLVLQRGEIGEIYNIGANNERTNIDIAKFVLKRLGKTETLIKFVKDRLGHDRRYAINADKIKKALGWKPVYDFEDGLKQTISWYIKNENWWKSIIGL, from the coding sequence ATGAATCTGTTGGTTACTGGTGGATGTGGTTTTATAGGGTCTAATTTTATACGATATGAGTTAGAGAAGCATAGCTCTATAAGCATTGTAAACCTGGATAAGTTAACATACGCAGGAAATTTAGAAAATCTTTTAGATATCCACAAAAAACATAAAGACAGGTATGTATTTGTTAAGGGCGATATTTTAGATGCAGAATTAGTTAAGCAAATTATTGCAGAAAATAGAGTTGATATAATTGTTAATTTTGCCGCTGAATCACATGTGGACAGAAGCATCAGGGATTCGTCTGAGTTTATGAAAACAAATATACTTGGAGTGCAGACTCTTCTTGATATTGCAAAACAGGCTGGCATTAAGCGTTTCATACAGATCTCAACGGATGAGGTATATGGAGATCTTCCTGGTGAAGGCTATTTTAGGGAAGAAACTCCACTTGCGCCAAACAGTCCTTACGCCGCAAGCAAAGCGTCAGCTGACATGCTTGTCGGAGCTTATTTTCATACCTATCAATTGCCTGTTATAATTACACGATGTTCAAATAATTACGGTCCATACCAATTCCCTGAGAAATTTATTCCACTAATAATCATCAACGCTCTCCAGTCTAAGGCACTGCCTATTTATGGGGATGGAACAAATGTAAGGGACTGGATCCATGTAAAAGATCACTGTAGCGCTATTGATTTAGTATTGCAGAGAGGAGAAATAGGAGAGATTTATAACATAGGCGCCAACAATGAAAGAACTAATATAGATATAGCCAAGTTTGTTTTAAAAAGATTGGGAAAGACAGAGACATTAATAAAATTTGTAAAAGACAGGCTAGGCCATGATCGGCGTTATGCTATTAATGCAGATAAGATTAAGAAAGCATTAGGCTGGAAACCTGTTTATGATTTTGAAGATGGATTAAAACAAACCATATCATGGTACATTAAGAATGAGAACTGGTGGAAGAGCATAATTGGGTTATGA
- a CDS encoding glycosyltransferase family 4 protein: MEEHNWVMNVAIAFTALAEGSGISEVVVAHANQLYKYDDVNVSILTLSCSHKHLNIRIPVVTPINISRGRNYLFTKPVMKPIANIFFKRALEIIRPNIVNIHYPPLDDFVLKNRRKFGYKVVYYYHNVTDPNMYAGYGRERRILENKRMIKNVSKADKVITNSGFTRNYLLSKFSINSTVITPGIDFQVFRKKERKLNLPHPALLCVGRIVKHKGVDLLLNAFELVLGKIPKAHLYIIGKFDNDDYSELIKQRAVEIGNIYLLGHLHVEDVILYYKSADLFTCASIYEGFGMPFMEAQASGLPCVGFNTASIPEVVIDNETGILVKTKDTKAFSEAVIELLSNNKKREQFSRNGIENARNYDWPEIVKKLHTEYGKLNAK, translated from the coding sequence GTGGAAGAGCATAATTGGGTTATGAATGTTGCTATTGCTTTTACGGCTCTTGCCGAAGGTTCGGGAATTTCTGAAGTAGTTGTCGCGCATGCAAATCAGTTATATAAATATGATGATGTGAATGTCAGTATTCTTACGCTGTCTTGTTCTCACAAACATTTGAATATTAGAATACCTGTAGTTACTCCAATAAATATCTCAAGAGGTCGCAACTACTTGTTTACTAAGCCGGTTATGAAGCCGATCGCAAATATATTCTTCAAGAGGGCTCTGGAAATTATAAGACCCAATATTGTAAATATCCATTATCCTCCTCTGGATGACTTTGTCCTAAAGAATAGGAGGAAATTTGGATATAAAGTTGTTTATTATTACCACAATGTCACAGATCCCAATATGTATGCAGGCTACGGGAGAGAACGTAGAATTCTAGAAAACAAAAGAATGATAAAGAATGTATCTAAAGCAGACAAAGTTATCACAAATTCAGGCTTCACTAGGAACTATCTTCTGTCAAAATTCTCCATAAATAGTACGGTTATTACACCAGGTATAGATTTTCAGGTATTCAGGAAAAAAGAGAGAAAGCTGAATTTGCCTCATCCGGCATTACTTTGTGTTGGAAGAATAGTGAAACACAAAGGTGTAGATCTGCTGTTAAATGCCTTTGAACTGGTTTTAGGAAAAATCCCCAAAGCGCATCTCTATATTATTGGTAAGTTTGATAATGACGATTATTCAGAATTGATCAAACAGAGAGCCGTGGAGATTGGAAACATCTATCTGCTTGGGCATCTCCATGTAGAAGACGTTATATTGTATTATAAATCTGCGGATTTATTTACATGCGCATCCATATATGAAGGGTTTGGAATGCCATTTATGGAAGCACAGGCAAGCGGCCTGCCATGTGTTGGATTTAATACTGCAAGCATACCGGAAGTTGTTATAGACAACGAAACTGGTATTCTTGTAAAAACCAAAGATACAAAGGCATTTTCAGAAGCAGTAATTGAGCTTCTCTCAAACAATAAAAAAAGGGAGCAATTTAGCAGGAATGGCATTGAAAATGCACGTAATTATGACTGGCCAGAAATAGTAAAGAAGTTGCATACAGAATATGGTAAGTTAAATGCCAAATAA
- a CDS encoding glycosyltransferase encodes MSKVNPLFKIGIISPVLVPDDVGMAISNWTKFKWLLEKGIDVKMIGFSPKMSTEEIPQMYRHPNIKRITPFFRRNKLGFLYKVLDIIVLYREISKFVRDRDIIEIHGWSLWNTALILAWHRLRKKKVIQVFVGRDGWDYIPAKFLDLQRMINRRYTTVANSYCLKEELTRKGLRIDGVIWTEVDKNSFLSEAYCGKENYTITVKDLYPIGGADIVLEAIGILKKKGIVVKHKFLGEGPLLYSLKKRCRELGIEKNVEFMGHVKHHEVSQYLKDAQIKILGSRLESCPHVVGEAMIMGPVVVSTRCKGAEELIQNGKTGIIVKENTPEAIASEIMKLLGDKHRIEAIRENARKFVKGNLVEEVIFEKFVFVYKKLMKEGVRNELQLDNFVMQKIIDSSFENKIIIQRNILMENSKPNDPSVFIIILNHNGREDTIECLESIKAQTYDNYKVCIVDNASTDGSQDYFKKHYPRIMLIENKANLGFAEANNIAIRHAMKTGFDSVLLLNNDTKVALDMLSELIKPMKINLTIGIAGPKMYYYDKKNTLWFARGKMDWKTGVTSHVGGMKEDTGQYDKICDSDFISGCALLIHRNVISKIGLMDERYFYYQEDIDYCTKAIKAGFKCIVAPRAKLWHKVARTSGGSENPFGAFLKTKNRIIFMKKNATIPQIISFSWYFGIENAIHILSAIKRKNFKIIMPRIKGVAAGILA; translated from the coding sequence ATGTCAAAAGTAAACCCCTTGTTCAAAATAGGTATTATCTCTCCTGTATTGGTTCCAGATGATGTAGGAATGGCTATCTCCAACTGGACCAAGTTTAAGTGGCTATTAGAGAAGGGCATTGATGTAAAGATGATTGGGTTCTCTCCGAAGATGTCAACAGAAGAAATACCTCAGATGTACAGGCATCCAAATATAAAGAGAATAACTCCTTTCTTTAGAAGAAACAAGTTAGGGTTTTTGTACAAAGTTTTGGATATTATTGTGCTGTACAGGGAAATCTCAAAGTTTGTAAGAGACCGCGACATAATAGAGATACATGGTTGGAGCTTGTGGAATACAGCTTTGATACTTGCATGGCATAGATTGAGAAAGAAAAAAGTAATACAGGTATTTGTAGGAAGAGATGGGTGGGATTATATTCCAGCAAAATTCCTTGACCTGCAAAGAATGATAAATAGACGATACACCACAGTTGCTAACAGTTATTGTCTTAAAGAGGAATTAACTAGGAAAGGGCTTAGAATTGATGGCGTAATATGGACTGAGGTAGATAAGAATTCCTTTCTTTCAGAGGCATATTGTGGAAAAGAGAATTATACAATAACAGTAAAAGACCTGTATCCTATAGGTGGAGCAGATATTGTTTTGGAAGCAATCGGCATCCTAAAAAAGAAGGGAATTGTTGTAAAACATAAATTTCTTGGAGAAGGGCCTCTGCTTTATTCTCTAAAAAAACGCTGCAGGGAACTTGGAATTGAGAAGAATGTTGAATTTATGGGGCATGTGAAACACCATGAGGTTTCACAGTATCTTAAGGATGCTCAAATAAAAATATTAGGAAGCAGGCTTGAATCATGTCCTCATGTTGTTGGAGAAGCGATGATAATGGGCCCAGTAGTTGTTTCTACGCGCTGTAAGGGCGCTGAAGAACTTATTCAGAATGGCAAAACAGGAATCATTGTAAAAGAAAATACTCCGGAAGCAATTGCCTCTGAGATAATGAAGCTTCTAGGGGACAAACATAGAATCGAGGCTATTAGGGAAAATGCAAGAAAATTTGTTAAAGGAAATTTGGTGGAAGAAGTGATCTTCGAAAAATTCGTTTTTGTATATAAGAAGCTTATGAAAGAAGGAGTGAGAAATGAGCTACAGCTTGATAATTTTGTAATGCAGAAAATCATAGATAGCAGCTTTGAGAATAAAATTATAATACAGAGAAATATACTCATGGAAAATTCTAAACCCAATGACCCAAGTGTTTTTATTATAATTCTTAATCATAATGGCAGAGAAGATACTATTGAATGTCTTGAATCCATAAAAGCACAAACATACGATAATTATAAGGTCTGTATTGTTGATAATGCTTCTACAGATGGTTCTCAAGATTATTTTAAGAAACATTATCCACGGATAATGTTAATTGAAAATAAAGCTAACCTGGGATTTGCTGAGGCTAACAATATAGCTATAAGGCATGCTATGAAGACGGGTTTTGATAGTGTTTTGCTCCTGAATAACGATACTAAAGTTGCGCTTGATATGTTAAGCGAGTTAATAAAACCTATGAAAATAAATTTAACAATAGGCATTGCAGGTCCTAAGATGTATTATTATGATAAGAAAAACACATTGTGGTTTGCAAGAGGCAAGATGGACTGGAAAACAGGAGTGACATCACATGTCGGAGGGATGAAGGAAGATACAGGACAATATGATAAAATCTGTGATTCCGACTTCATAAGTGGCTGCGCGTTACTTATACATAGAAATGTTATTAGCAAGATTGGGTTAATGGATGAGCGTTATTTTTACTATCAGGAAGACATAGACTACTGTACAAAAGCGATAAAAGCAGGATTTAAATGCATAGTTGCGCCAAGAGCAAAACTGTGGCATAAAGTCGCAAGAACAAGCGGTGGCTCTGAAAATCCATTTGGGGCGTTTCTTAAAACTAAAAATAGGATTATCTTTATGAAAAAAAATGCAACTATTCCACAGATAATCAGCTTCTCATGGTATTTTGGGATAGAGAATGCAATACATATATTGTCTGCAATAAAAAGAAAAAATTTTAAGATAATTATGCCTAGAATAAAGGGGGTTGCGGCAGGAATATTGGCTTGA
- a CDS encoding DUF4956 domain-containing protein, with protein sequence MNKFQTFQEFLATKSVQIPITSFVINLLLAALLSIILSRIYVRFGHALSNRKLFSRNFLLLTMTTMLIISIVKSSLALSLGLVGALSIVRFRAAIKEPEELAYLFLAIAIGLGLGADQRTITIVAFILMITILIISKKCSRQFEDNQNLFLTISSSNLPKIKLEDILETLKKHCQAVDLKRFDETKEVLEACFLIEFHNIKDLNKAKSDLQQLNDSIKISFLDNKGIIQ encoded by the coding sequence ATGAATAAGTTTCAGACATTTCAGGAGTTTTTAGCAACCAAAAGCGTGCAAATACCAATAACGTCTTTTGTAATTAATCTGTTGCTGGCAGCATTGCTGTCAATTATTTTGAGCAGGATATATGTGAGGTTTGGGCATGCTCTTTCAAACAGGAAGCTGTTTAGCAGAAATTTTCTGTTGTTAACAATGACAACTATGCTGATTATTTCTATCGTAAAATCATCACTGGCTTTATCTCTCGGTCTGGTGGGAGCGCTTTCTATTGTTAGATTTCGCGCTGCAATAAAAGAACCGGAAGAGCTGGCATATTTATTTCTTGCTATTGCAATAGGATTAGGATTAGGCGCAGATCAAAGAACAATTACGATAGTAGCGTTTATTTTAATGATAACAATTCTCATTATAAGTAAAAAATGTTCCCGTCAGTTTGAAGATAATCAAAACTTGTTCCTAACTATCTCAAGCTCAAATCTGCCAAAGATTAAATTAGAAGACATCCTTGAAACACTCAAGAAACATTGTCAGGCAGTTGATTTAAAACGATTTGATGAGACTAAAGAAGTGCTTGAAGCATGCTTTTTGATCGAATTTCACAATATTAAGGATTTAAATAAAGCTAAATCTGATCTACAACAATTAAATGACTCAATAAAAATCAGTTTTTTAGATAATAAAGGCATTATTCAATAA